In one Tripterygium wilfordii isolate XIE 37 chromosome 22, ASM1340144v1, whole genome shotgun sequence genomic region, the following are encoded:
- the LOC119990529 gene encoding leucine--tRNA ligase, cytoplasmic-like isoform X3, which translates to MAAKRAITIARRHRLLHIESKVRSWWEEKSSHTAYMNTLTEISTMRSWPFKTGSKPYPSPGEAIRVYSADATLYTIAKANISADRVLVPNVRVTLSSIVTRLIKEIEWMEEFLAEDQPSMRTGSLSCFADRAFDNMINRIISRGDPTKPCFRFLQDCRDLYGFACGGTAGGMNRDLLLHYMNVQTILAERFCPHYADYVWREVLKKDGCVIDAPWPTGSLPDLNIYEASKYLCKVIMRIFKHKNITRNQKRSISSCLIYVKELKHQERQKLLRRFQKFCKDKQTFPMATPSWERGVVEENMDLIKTLCVLEDLQVLSVTELDDFAKADPLFSQLYEKPPSPGSIIFLARW; encoded by the exons ATGGCAGCCAAGCGGGCGATAACCATTGCTAGAAGACACCGTCTCCTGCATATTGAATCAAAGGTGCGAAGTTggtgggaagagaaaagttCTCACACTGCATACATGAATACTTTAACAGAGATTAGCACCATGCGATCCTGGCCGTTTAAGACTGGGTCCAAACCCTATCCTTCTCCCGGCGAAGCTATTCGGGTATATTCTGCTGATGCCACCCTATATACTATTGCAAAAGCCAATATCTCTGCTGATCGTGTTCTTGTTCCGAATGTAAGAGTAACTCTATCGTCTATAGTTACGCGTCTCATTAAAGAGATTGAATGGATGGAAGAGTTTCTGGCTGAAGATCAGCCTTCAATGCGAACGGGTTCCTTGTCTTGTTTTGCAGACAGGGCATTTGACAATATGATCAACAGAATTATCAGTCGCGGAGATCCGACCAAGCCTTGCTTCCGTTTTCTTCAGGACTGCAGGGATTTGTACGGATTTGCATGCGGTGGTACTGCTGGGGGCATGAACCGTGATCTACTGTTGCATTATATGAATGTGCAGACCATCCTTGCCGAGCGATTTTGCCCCCACTATGCTGACTATGTTTGGAGAGAGGTTCTGAAGAAGGATGGCTGTGTGATTGATGCGCCTTGGCCAACTGGATCTCTTCCTGATTTAAATATCTATGAAGCCAGTAAGTACTTGTGCAAGGTAATAATGAGGATTTTTAAACACAAGAATATAACTAGAAATCAAAAGAGGTCAATATCGTCATGCCTGATATATGTCAAGGAGCTGAAACATCAAGAAAGGCAAAAATTGTTGCGAAGGTTTCAAAAGTTTTGTAAAGACAAACAAACATTTCCTATGGCGACTCCATCATGGGAGAGAGGAGTCGTAGAGGAGAATATGGACTTGATTAAGACACTCTGTGTTCTTGAAGACTTGCAAGTATTGTCCGTCACTGAACTCGATGACTTTGCTAAAGCTGATCCTCTTTTCTCACAACTCTATGAAAAGCCTCCATCTCCTGGAAGTATCATTTTCTTGGCCAG ATGGTGA
- the LOC119991024 gene encoding pentatricopeptide repeat-containing protein At1g62914, mitochondrial-like: MFSSFKMQIFKGLCSETKCLLESGLFKNRPLFLEKISSRPCHSATPVFSSEEQEAFPFAASYSATPVLSSEEQDVFPLAARVVKSLDGQVISKMSFRNAVKVHGFPYFIDTFRVFVHVFASVGMEREVYSLLFNVVSYYQAFDLDMFELFPFLLGGKPPHPEISIAVFDVLMKVFAANSLFESGLHVFYQTKKLGLTPSIRSCNFLLKCLIGKSKADSARMLFEDLKTHGPSPNVYTYSIMMNLYCRGQNVDISQATDILEDMKKSGESPSVTTYSTYINGLCRGGFLDIALGIVREMECRKHPLNSYCYNPVISAFCQQGHLCEALEVFEGMENNGISPDHHSFGILLDGFCKQGDVENSFHLVRKMLVSGVKLNIVNYSSLLTGLCKAGLHDFSLKLFRGLSASGYKHDMISYNTLVNEFCMIGDMDSASKLLEEMIHYGYVPDSFTFGSVIRGCCEVGLLGKAKELFNVMKTVGLLPSVFVWNVIVDRICKEGDLEQALKLIYEMQDQGILPNSRTYHAIIKRLCDEKMSEKALALISIMVKFGSLHINCFNTMINGLVKQSLPREAWKACKGMLGLGISLDIVTYTVLIKLFCRTNEMEKAWFLFAGMKKRGLMPDVVTYTTMMAGYRKMGDMVRCNALADEMRRRILGLVSCPPYLYTLSSFVDLIHTMAGQSADSQQQEDTNLEQEDQNEVDEDEEDLKWSSSSSSPILILTTPLTPSMITLPKPNNRNNKKLTRFSPISGRAGRRGSGILFGQMRRTGRWSMRRFAKAGTLPLRHSIYPTGSLILSYLTTITIYLIPKHSLKSWIGLRSFSNGSATFFQMEARTCPFLVIDIQIGY; encoded by the exons ATGTTCTCTTCTTTCAAGATGCAGATATTTAAGGGTCTTTGTTCAGAAACAAAATGCTTGCTCGAATCCGGTTTGTTTAAGAACCGACCTCTTTTTCTGGAGAAGATTTCTTCCAGGCCTTGCCATTCAGCTACTCCGGTTTTTTCGTCCGAAGAACAGGAGGCGTTTCCATTTGCTGCGAGCTACTCAGCCACTCCAGTTTTGTCGTCGGAAGAACAGGATGTGTTTCCATTGGCTGCGAGGGTGGTTAAGTCTTTGGATGGGCAGGTTATAAGTAAAATGAGTTTTCGTAATGCTGTGAAGGTACATGGGTTTCCTTATTTTATTGATACATTTAGGGTTTTTGTTCACGTGTTTGCATCGGTGGGAATGGAAAGGGAAGTATATTCGTTGCTTTTCAATGTTGTTTCCTATTATCAGGCATTCGATCTTGATATGTTTGAGTTGTTTCCTTTTTTACTGGGTGGAAAGCCACCGCATCCAGAAATATCAATTGCTGTCTTTGATGTTCTGATGAAGGTTTTTGCAGCCAATTCCTTGTTTGAGAGTGGGCTCCATGTTTTTTATCAAACTAAGAAACTTGGGCTTACCCCCAGTATTCGTTCAtgcaatttcttgctcaagtgtTTGATAGGAAAAAGTAAGGCAGATTCTGCCCGGATGTTGTTTGAAGATTTAAAGACTCATGGCCCCTCGCCTAATGTCTATACTTACAGTATAATGATGAATCTTTATTGTAGAGGACAGAATGTAGACATCAGCCAAGCCACTGATATTCTGGAGGATATGAAAAAGAGCGGGGAAAGCCCTAGTGTTACAACGTACAGCACATACATAAATGGACTTTGTAGAGGTGGTTTTCTTGACATTGCTTTGGGTATTGTTAGGGAAATGGAATGTAGAAAGCATCCCTTGAATAGTTATTGCTACAATCCTGTTATCTCTGCGTTTTGCCAACAAGGTCACCTGTGTGAAGCATTAGAGGTTTTTGAAGGAATGGAGAACAATGGAATATCACCAGATCACCATAGCTTCGGTATTTTATTGGATGGGTTTTGCAAGCAAGGGGATGTCGAAAACAGCTTCCATTTAGTGCGCAAGATGCTTGTGTCTGGTGTAAAACTGAACATTGTAAACTACAGCTCACTCCTCACTGGCCTCTGCAAAGCTGGACTTCATGATTTTTCACTGAAATTGTTCCGTGGCCTAAGTGCTTCTGGGTACAAACATGACATGATTTCATACAATACCTTGGTCAATGAATTCTGTATGATAGGTGATATGGACTCTGCCAGCAAACTTCTGGAGGAGATGATTCATTATGGTTATGTTCCCGATTCCTTTACTTTTGGGAGTGTGATTCGCGGGTGCTGTGAGGTTGGACTCTTAGGGAAAGCCAAAGAGTTGTTCAATGTGATGAAGACAGTTGGTCTCTTGCCTAGTGTTTTTGTTTGGAATGTCATTGTTGATAGGATCTGTAAGGAAGGGGACTTAGAGCAGGCATTGAAGCTTATCTATGAAATGCAAGATCAAGGTATTCTCCCCAATTCACGTACGTATCATGCTATCATCAAGAGGTTATGTGATGAGAAAATGTCTGAAAAGGCATTGGCATTAATTTCTATTATGGTCAAGTTTGGTTCACTCCACATAAACTGTTTTAATACCATGATCAATGGGTTGGTAAAACAGTCGCTCCCAAGGGAGGCTTGGAAAGCGTGCAAAGGTATGTTGGGACTAGGAATCAGCCTTGATATTGTCACGTATACAGTGCTTATCAAATTGTTCTGCAGGACAAATGAAATGGAAAAGGCCTGGTTTCTTTTTGCTGGCATGAAAAAAAGAGGTCTGATGCCAGATGTGGTTACCTACACCACTATGATGGCTGGCTATAGGAAGATGGGAGACATGGTTAGGTGTAATGCCTTGGCTGatgagatgaggaggaggat TCTTGGACTCGTCTCTTGCCCTCCTTATCTCTACACCTTATCTTCATTTGTCGATCTTATTCACACAATGGCTGGTCAGTCAGCTGACTCGCAACAACAAGAAGACACAAATCTAGAACAAGAAGACCAAAACGAagtagatgaagatgaagaagaccTGAAATGGtcctcttcgtcttcttctccaATTCTGATTCTGACTACGCCTCTTACTCCGAGTATGATTACACtaccgaagcccaacaacaggAACAACAAGAAGCTGACCCGCTTCTCTCCAATATCCGGCAGGGCCGGCCGCCGGGGGAGTGGGATCCTGTTTGGGCAGATGAGGAGGACTGGGAGGTGGTCAATGAGGAGATTCGCGAAGGCAGGGACTCTCCCATTGCGCCATTCTATATACCCTACAGGAAGCCTTATCCTGTCATACCTGACAACCATTACGATATATCTAATCCCAAAGCATTCATTGAAGAGCTGGATAGGATTGAGGAGTTTTTCAAATGGGTCAGCTACATTTTTCCAGATGGAAGCTCGTACGTGCCCTTTTCTTGTTATTGATATTCAGATTGGTTATTGA
- the LOC119990529 gene encoding leucine--tRNA ligase, cytoplasmic-like isoform X1 → MVSFAGRSSFISSKSCKFERAVMAAKRAITIARRHRLLHIESKVRSWWEEKSSHTAYMNTLTEISTMRSWPFKTGSKPYPSPGEAIRVYSADATLYTIAKANISADRVLVPNVRVTLSSIVTRLIKEIEWMEEFLAEDQPSMRTGSLSCFADRAFDNMINRIISRGDPTKPCFRFLQDCRDLYGFACGGTAGGMNRDLLLHYMNVQTILAERFCPHYADYVWREVLKKDGCVIDAPWPTGSLPDLNIYEASKYLCKVIMRIFKHKNITRNQKRSISSCLIYVKELKHQERQKLLRRFQKFCKDKQTFPMATPSWERGVVEENMDLIKTLCVLEDLQVLSVTELDDFAKADPLFSQLYEKPPSPGSIIFLARW, encoded by the exons TGAAAGGGCTGTGATGGCAGCCAAGCGGGCGATAACCATTGCTAGAAGACACCGTCTCCTGCATATTGAATCAAAGGTGCGAAGTTggtgggaagagaaaagttCTCACACTGCATACATGAATACTTTAACAGAGATTAGCACCATGCGATCCTGGCCGTTTAAGACTGGGTCCAAACCCTATCCTTCTCCCGGCGAAGCTATTCGGGTATATTCTGCTGATGCCACCCTATATACTATTGCAAAAGCCAATATCTCTGCTGATCGTGTTCTTGTTCCGAATGTAAGAGTAACTCTATCGTCTATAGTTACGCGTCTCATTAAAGAGATTGAATGGATGGAAGAGTTTCTGGCTGAAGATCAGCCTTCAATGCGAACGGGTTCCTTGTCTTGTTTTGCAGACAGGGCATTTGACAATATGATCAACAGAATTATCAGTCGCGGAGATCCGACCAAGCCTTGCTTCCGTTTTCTTCAGGACTGCAGGGATTTGTACGGATTTGCATGCGGTGGTACTGCTGGGGGCATGAACCGTGATCTACTGTTGCATTATATGAATGTGCAGACCATCCTTGCCGAGCGATTTTGCCCCCACTATGCTGACTATGTTTGGAGAGAGGTTCTGAAGAAGGATGGCTGTGTGATTGATGCGCCTTGGCCAACTGGATCTCTTCCTGATTTAAATATCTATGAAGCCAGTAAGTACTTGTGCAAGGTAATAATGAGGATTTTTAAACACAAGAATATAACTAGAAATCAAAAGAGGTCAATATCGTCATGCCTGATATATGTCAAGGAGCTGAAACATCAAGAAAGGCAAAAATTGTTGCGAAGGTTTCAAAAGTTTTGTAAAGACAAACAAACATTTCCTATGGCGACTCCATCATGGGAGAGAGGAGTCGTAGAGGAGAATATGGACTTGATTAAGACACTCTGTGTTCTTGAAGACTTGCAAGTATTGTCCGTCACTGAACTCGATGACTTTGCTAAAGCTGATCCTCTTTTCTCACAACTCTATGAAAAGCCTCCATCTCCTGGAAGTATCATTTTCTTGGCCAG ATGGTGA
- the LOC119990529 gene encoding leucine--tRNA ligase, cytoplasmic-like isoform X2 codes for MAVMAAKRAITIARRHRLLHIESKVRSWWEEKSSHTAYMNTLTEISTMRSWPFKTGSKPYPSPGEAIRVYSADATLYTIAKANISADRVLVPNVRVTLSSIVTRLIKEIEWMEEFLAEDQPSMRTGSLSCFADRAFDNMINRIISRGDPTKPCFRFLQDCRDLYGFACGGTAGGMNRDLLLHYMNVQTILAERFCPHYADYVWREVLKKDGCVIDAPWPTGSLPDLNIYEASKYLCKVIMRIFKHKNITRNQKRSISSCLIYVKELKHQERQKLLRRFQKFCKDKQTFPMATPSWERGVVEENMDLIKTLCVLEDLQVLSVTELDDFAKADPLFSQLYEKPPSPGSIIFLARW; via the exons AT GGCTGTGATGGCAGCCAAGCGGGCGATAACCATTGCTAGAAGACACCGTCTCCTGCATATTGAATCAAAGGTGCGAAGTTggtgggaagagaaaagttCTCACACTGCATACATGAATACTTTAACAGAGATTAGCACCATGCGATCCTGGCCGTTTAAGACTGGGTCCAAACCCTATCCTTCTCCCGGCGAAGCTATTCGGGTATATTCTGCTGATGCCACCCTATATACTATTGCAAAAGCCAATATCTCTGCTGATCGTGTTCTTGTTCCGAATGTAAGAGTAACTCTATCGTCTATAGTTACGCGTCTCATTAAAGAGATTGAATGGATGGAAGAGTTTCTGGCTGAAGATCAGCCTTCAATGCGAACGGGTTCCTTGTCTTGTTTTGCAGACAGGGCATTTGACAATATGATCAACAGAATTATCAGTCGCGGAGATCCGACCAAGCCTTGCTTCCGTTTTCTTCAGGACTGCAGGGATTTGTACGGATTTGCATGCGGTGGTACTGCTGGGGGCATGAACCGTGATCTACTGTTGCATTATATGAATGTGCAGACCATCCTTGCCGAGCGATTTTGCCCCCACTATGCTGACTATGTTTGGAGAGAGGTTCTGAAGAAGGATGGCTGTGTGATTGATGCGCCTTGGCCAACTGGATCTCTTCCTGATTTAAATATCTATGAAGCCAGTAAGTACTTGTGCAAGGTAATAATGAGGATTTTTAAACACAAGAATATAACTAGAAATCAAAAGAGGTCAATATCGTCATGCCTGATATATGTCAAGGAGCTGAAACATCAAGAAAGGCAAAAATTGTTGCGAAGGTTTCAAAAGTTTTGTAAAGACAAACAAACATTTCCTATGGCGACTCCATCATGGGAGAGAGGAGTCGTAGAGGAGAATATGGACTTGATTAAGACACTCTGTGTTCTTGAAGACTTGCAAGTATTGTCCGTCACTGAACTCGATGACTTTGCTAAAGCTGATCCTCTTTTCTCACAACTCTATGAAAAGCCTCCATCTCCTGGAAGTATCATTTTCTTGGCCAG ATGGTGA